The following proteins come from a genomic window of Paenibacillus swuensis:
- the spoVAC gene encoding stage V sporulation protein AC, which yields MSFADSKEQKDYQKFAKDREPSRPVVRNCIIAFFVGGIICVFGQLLMEMYQHWFGMSEEDAGSPTVATLILISVLLTGFGVYDKIAQWAGAGTGVPVTGFANAMSSAAIEHRSEGLVLGVGGNMFKLAGSVIVFGTVAAFFIALIYLIFGIEVKHT from the coding sequence ATGTCATTTGCAGATAGTAAAGAACAGAAGGATTACCAGAAGTTCGCCAAAGACAGGGAGCCTTCCCGGCCGGTGGTTCGAAACTGTATCATTGCCTTCTTCGTCGGAGGTATCATTTGCGTATTCGGACAACTGTTAATGGAAATGTACCAACATTGGTTTGGCATGAGTGAGGAAGACGCAGGGAGTCCTACCGTGGCTACGTTAATTCTCATTTCCGTTCTTCTTACAGGATTTGGGGTGTACGACAAAATCGCGCAATGGGCAGGTGCGGGTACGGGCGTTCCCGTTACAGGCTTCGCCAATGCGATGAGTTCCGCAGCCATTGAACATCGCAGTGAAGGACTGGTGCTTGGTGTAGGGGGAAATATGTTCAAGCTGGCAGGTTCCGTCATTGTGTTCGGCACGGTGGCAGCGTTCTTCATTGCTTTAATTTACCTGATCTTCGGGATTGAGGTGAAGCATACATGA
- the spoVAD gene encoding stage V sporulation protein AD — MTLAGKQSWMFPNRPVIVSSSAVVGPDEGKGPLAEDFDYIQDELRMEKKSWETTERLLLEKAAEIAVSKAGLTNEDIQFYIGGDLMNQIISNSFAARTMSIPYLGVFGACSTSMESLALAAQFVDSGAARHVLAGTCSHNSTAEKQFRYPTEYGSQKPPTAQYTVTGAGAAIVAREGEGPVITAATIGKVVDMGITDPFNMGAAMAPAAVDTITAHFRDTGRTPAYYDLIVTGDLAKVGHRIASDLFIDQGVPMHETIFNDCGLMVFDVEMQAVQAGGSGCGCSAVVTYGHILKRLRSGDLKRVLVVATGALLSPISVQQKETIPCIAHAVALESGVH, encoded by the coding sequence ATGACTCTGGCAGGCAAGCAATCCTGGATGTTCCCCAACCGTCCTGTAATCGTATCTTCCAGCGCGGTTGTCGGGCCTGATGAAGGCAAAGGACCGCTCGCGGAGGACTTTGATTATATTCAGGATGAGCTTCGTATGGAGAAGAAGAGCTGGGAAACGACTGAGAGACTCTTGCTTGAGAAAGCGGCAGAGATCGCGGTCTCCAAGGCGGGGCTCACCAATGAGGACATCCAGTTCTATATCGGCGGGGATCTGATGAACCAGATTATATCCAACAGCTTCGCCGCGCGTACGATGTCGATCCCCTATTTAGGCGTGTTCGGAGCTTGTTCCACCTCCATGGAAAGTCTGGCCTTGGCAGCGCAGTTTGTCGATAGCGGCGCGGCGCGGCATGTGCTTGCGGGAACGTGCAGCCATAACAGCACGGCTGAGAAGCAGTTTCGTTATCCGACGGAGTACGGCTCCCAGAAACCGCCAACGGCGCAATACACGGTAACCGGAGCCGGCGCGGCGATTGTCGCAAGGGAAGGCGAAGGACCTGTTATAACAGCCGCCACCATCGGTAAGGTGGTGGATATGGGCATAACCGATCCGTTTAACATGGGTGCGGCTATGGCGCCTGCCGCTGTGGACACCATTACTGCTCATTTCCGTGATACCGGTCGAACTCCGGCTTACTATGATCTCATTGTAACCGGAGATTTGGCTAAAGTGGGACATCGAATCGCTTCGGATTTATTTATAGATCAGGGCGTGCCGATGCATGAGACGATTTTCAATGATTGCGGTCTGATGGTGTTTGACGTTGAGATGCAAGCGGTGCAAGCCGGCGGCAGCGGTTGCGGTTGTTCCGCGGTTGTGACCTACGGCCACATCCTGAAACGGTTACGTTCCGGAGATCTCAAGCGGGTGCTGGTCGTCGCCACAGGAGCCCTGCTATCTCCCATTTCCGTTCAACAAAAAGAAACGATTCCTTGTATTGCCCATGCTGTAGCTTTGGAAAGCGGGGTGCATTAA
- the spoVAE gene encoding stage V sporulation protein AE yields MQFLWAFLVGGAICVIGQLLMDVFKRTPGHAMSILVVAGAVVDGLGWYEPLVKFAGAGATVPITSFGNALVHGAITELNESGWIGVITGIFKITSGGISSAIIFSFLAALVFKPKG; encoded by the coding sequence ATGCAATTTCTGTGGGCTTTCTTGGTGGGCGGCGCCATATGCGTCATCGGTCAGCTTCTCATGGATGTGTTCAAACGAACACCGGGTCATGCCATGAGTATTCTCGTTGTAGCCGGAGCTGTAGTGGACGGATTAGGTTGGTACGAGCCTCTCGTTAAATTTGCGGGAGCCGGGGCAACAGTCCCAATTACAAGCTTCGGAAACGCGCTGGTGCACGGAGCGATTACGGAGCTTAACGAAAGCGGATGGATTGGTGTCATTACCGGGATATTCAAAATTACGAGCGGGGGTATTTCTTCCGCGATTATCTTCTCCTTCCTGGCGGCGTTGGTATTTAAACCGAAAGGCTGA
- a CDS encoding AAA family ATPase: MESSYMENYAILRNIRNVLQTCILGKTDEINMMLTALLAGGHVLLEDVPGTGKTVLVKALAKSIQGQFRRIQCNPDLLPTDITGVSIYHPKQETFIFRAGPVMTNILLADEINRATTKTQSALLESMEEHSVTVDGETYELPKPFLLFATQNPIDFEGTYALPEAQLDRFMVKLSLGYPDAASELKMLQSQQQTHPLDLVKAVTDAQRVREMQEQVKSVHLDDAVADYLVAVTRRTREHPSVLLGASPRATIALFHAVKAYAYIHERTFVLPDDIKALTPYVLGHRLMLHTEARINGATVDSVLQSILEQVKVPVRLER, from the coding sequence ATGGAATCATCTTATATGGAGAATTATGCAATTCTGCGTAACATTCGCAACGTATTACAAACTTGTATTCTTGGCAAAACCGATGAAATCAACATGATGCTGACCGCTTTGCTGGCCGGCGGGCATGTCTTGTTAGAAGATGTGCCTGGCACAGGTAAGACGGTGCTGGTGAAAGCGTTGGCCAAATCAATTCAAGGGCAATTCAGACGGATTCAATGTAACCCCGATCTGCTTCCTACCGATATTACAGGCGTTTCCATATATCATCCAAAGCAAGAAACGTTCATTTTCCGGGCGGGCCCGGTCATGACCAACATTCTACTGGCGGACGAAATTAACCGGGCGACAACGAAAACCCAATCGGCCTTGTTGGAATCGATGGAGGAGCATAGTGTAACGGTCGATGGCGAGACCTATGAATTGCCTAAGCCGTTCCTATTGTTCGCTACACAAAATCCGATTGATTTCGAGGGGACGTACGCATTGCCCGAGGCGCAACTGGATCGGTTTATGGTGAAGCTCAGCTTGGGCTATCCCGATGCCGCTTCCGAGCTCAAGATGCTTCAATCCCAGCAGCAAACCCATCCCCTGGATCTGGTTAAGGCGGTTACAGACGCTCAGCGTGTGCGTGAAATGCAGGAACAGGTGAAGTCGGTGCATTTGGATGACGCCGTAGCGGATTATCTTGTGGCTGTCACACGCAGGACCAGGGAGCATCCTTCGGTATTGCTGGGAGCCAGCCCGCGGGCAACCATCGCCCTGTTTCATGCCGTGAAGGCGTATGCTTATATACACGAGAGAACCTTCGTGCTGCCCGATGATATTAAGGCGCTGACCCCTTACGTGTTGGGGCATCGCCTCATGTTGCATACCGAAGCGCGAATTAACGGCGCAACCGTGGACTCGGTACTGCAGTCGATCCTGGAACAGGTTAAGGTGCCTGTAAGATTGGAGCGATAG
- a CDS encoding DUF58 domain-containing protein: protein MSARYSAKFWAAGICLLSSLLFVLLQGGKVSSMLFIVLCVLMAYIALGRFSGIQSVQGKRTVTGAGHEPVAAGTQVEIKLQVHVPGYWPIPYVLLKDKLLRQNGDEWIFENAAAMDWKRNGEIAYRTPPLLRGRYSYMNTECVVKDVFGLFSHEGLLPSEQQFSVLPQTVHIKEWRSLDRAVRGHLQHSAATRAVRETTQINGVREYIYGDKLSRIHWNATAKTGTWKSKEFEREARPRTVLVLDRSHSSYTGTDTFELAVSVAASIVDYSAQKDLSVGLISAGKSATIVEPKQSKGIHRSLNDHLIGVEADGVQLLSTVLKERLTQEFRGSFVVIISPVQSQHMLDTLSWLEQRQMIPCHIHVGEEMFSKEAWHNMLRRSGFSSYSIRTLGDLPGALGGGGI from the coding sequence ATGAGCGCGCGTTATTCGGCCAAGTTCTGGGCGGCCGGGATTTGCCTGCTGTCCAGCCTGCTCTTCGTTCTGTTGCAGGGCGGCAAAGTTTCATCCATGCTCTTTATCGTATTATGCGTATTGATGGCCTATATCGCATTGGGGCGGTTTAGCGGCATCCAATCCGTTCAAGGCAAACGGACGGTAACCGGAGCGGGGCATGAACCGGTTGCTGCAGGGACCCAAGTGGAAATCAAACTGCAGGTTCATGTGCCCGGGTATTGGCCGATTCCTTACGTACTGCTCAAAGACAAGCTTCTCCGGCAAAATGGGGATGAATGGATCTTCGAGAACGCGGCCGCCATGGATTGGAAGCGAAACGGAGAGATTGCGTACCGTACGCCCCCGCTGTTGCGCGGCCGTTACAGCTATATGAATACCGAATGTGTCGTCAAGGATGTCTTCGGGTTGTTTTCTCATGAAGGACTTCTGCCTTCGGAACAGCAGTTCAGCGTTCTTCCCCAAACGGTTCATATTAAAGAATGGCGGAGTCTGGACCGGGCTGTGCGCGGACATCTGCAGCATTCTGCCGCGACTAGGGCGGTGAGGGAGACAACACAAATTAACGGTGTGCGTGAATATATATACGGGGATAAGCTTTCCCGAATTCACTGGAATGCTACGGCCAAGACAGGCACGTGGAAATCCAAAGAGTTTGAAAGGGAAGCTCGCCCGAGAACGGTGTTGGTGTTGGATCGAAGCCATAGTTCCTATACCGGCACGGATACTTTCGAGCTTGCCGTATCCGTGGCCGCATCCATTGTGGACTACAGCGCGCAGAAGGATTTGTCCGTAGGACTGATTTCAGCCGGAAAGAGCGCCACCATTGTGGAACCGAAGCAGAGCAAGGGTATTCACCGCTCGCTGAATGATCACCTGATCGGTGTGGAGGCGGATGGTGTCCAGCTGTTAAGTACGGTGCTGAAAGAACGGTTAACCCAGGAATTTCGCGGGAGCTTCGTTGTAATCATCTCGCCTGTGCAATCCCAGCACATGCTGGATACACTGAGCTGGCTGGAACAACGCCAGATGATTCCATGTCATATTCATGTCGGAGAAGAGATGTTCTCCAAGGAGGCTTGGCATAACATGCTGAGACGCTCTGGGTTCAGTTCGTACTCCATTCGCACCTTAGGAGATTTACCCGGAGCCTTGGGAGGTGGGGGAATATGA
- a CDS encoding transglutaminase TgpA family protein, whose amino-acid sequence MIPTRKNRKSSAGLSTSVTGIASVKEEKRSWPHQLNALFIGLILVQFIIWFDEYWLKDTVYLSFFAIGLTLVLELLTLVPAPVRVLLQLVGIIAAHFIWLEGFLPWSYVADGMAGRMELLQYNLGIMDPFIWYVLAVWAIYGSLLRGLTTQYRLFCFILFSLFAFAIMDSFSPLQLWDQIAIVLGSGLCMLIVRHYADLQKKHPVSWQAMLRKPMRILLPIVLTGVIVLSAGFAAPTLSPVLTDPYTAWQHAKGEPVGGSGKTEGSNPDSKVSETTKKSNTKSGYSRNDEKLGGGFDYSFEPVMTVTSSAKSYWRGETKSNYTGKGWKKGSDEGDRDLTGFNTELPKYSGFNASKLETEEVVQRFAMLKPHKPILFGAKGLERMVDEDTSVTSKENLRITWIPREEELRWYAPGYPASYEVVSQVPIIDEAALRKVPFLTNPGEELQPYLELPRILPDRVDKLAKEIVKDAKNPYDQAKAIETYLSITYAYNPKPDVAKAKSYDFVDGFLFEMKEGYCDYFSTAMAVLSRSVGLPARWVKGYASGTTPIESYDIRGTVPPEALADVDGEREYTVRNSDAHSWVEIYLEGYGWIPFEPTAGFSMPLPMPEETAVTPEVEETPEAVTPVVEETSAWPKAAWISVAALLLLLALAGAAAYFYRDAIAEKLGAKRGPAQDRANQRVVAEFERYLRFARRKGYPRGEHETARETVARWSREYSWLEKDLLALLPLFEKAKYSPAVLSDEELHAALGSIQSLRTAMK is encoded by the coding sequence ATGATTCCGACCAGAAAGAATCGCAAATCAAGCGCAGGATTGTCAACATCCGTTACGGGCATAGCTTCAGTCAAGGAAGAGAAGCGCTCTTGGCCGCATCAATTAAATGCTTTGTTTATCGGCTTGATTCTTGTGCAATTTATTATTTGGTTCGATGAGTATTGGCTGAAAGATACCGTTTACCTTTCTTTCTTCGCGATCGGACTTACGCTAGTGCTGGAACTCTTAACCCTTGTGCCGGCACCTGTCAGGGTGTTGTTGCAATTGGTCGGTATTATCGCCGCTCATTTTATATGGCTGGAGGGCTTCCTGCCCTGGAGCTATGTCGCAGACGGTATGGCGGGCAGGATGGAGCTTTTGCAATATAATTTAGGCATTATGGATCCCTTTATCTGGTATGTATTGGCGGTTTGGGCAATCTATGGTTCATTGCTGCGGGGATTAACTACTCAGTATAGGTTATTTTGTTTTATCTTGTTCAGTTTGTTCGCTTTTGCCATCATGGACTCTTTTTCCCCGCTGCAGTTATGGGATCAGATCGCGATCGTGCTGGGCTCGGGGCTGTGCATGTTAATAGTCAGACATTATGCGGATTTGCAAAAGAAGCATCCTGTGTCTTGGCAAGCCATGTTGCGTAAACCTATGAGAATTTTGCTGCCGATTGTGCTTACGGGCGTTATCGTACTGAGTGCGGGATTCGCGGCTCCCACGTTGAGTCCGGTACTCACCGATCCCTATACAGCGTGGCAACATGCTAAAGGGGAACCCGTAGGCGGCAGCGGTAAAACGGAAGGCAGCAACCCGGATTCGAAGGTGAGCGAAACAACGAAGAAGTCCAACACCAAGTCCGGCTACAGCCGAAATGACGAGAAACTGGGCGGCGGCTTCGACTATAGCTTTGAACCGGTCATGACGGTGACCTCCTCCGCCAAGAGTTACTGGCGCGGGGAGACAAAGTCGAATTACACCGGTAAAGGCTGGAAGAAGGGCAGTGATGAGGGGGACAGGGACTTAACTGGTTTCAACACTGAGCTTCCCAAATACAGCGGATTCAATGCTTCCAAACTGGAGACGGAAGAGGTTGTTCAACGCTTTGCTATGCTGAAGCCGCATAAGCCTATATTATTCGGGGCGAAGGGCTTGGAGCGGATGGTAGATGAAGATACGTCCGTTACCAGTAAAGAAAACCTTAGGATTACCTGGATTCCCCGCGAAGAGGAGCTTCGCTGGTATGCGCCGGGTTACCCAGCTTCATATGAAGTGGTTTCCCAGGTGCCGATTATCGATGAGGCGGCGCTCCGGAAAGTTCCTTTCCTGACCAACCCCGGGGAGGAGTTGCAGCCGTACTTGGAACTGCCCCGCATCCTGCCGGACCGGGTCGACAAGTTGGCAAAGGAAATCGTCAAAGATGCGAAGAATCCCTATGACCAAGCGAAAGCTATCGAAACGTATTTGAGCATAACGTATGCTTATAATCCTAAACCGGATGTAGCAAAAGCGAAAAGTTATGATTTCGTGGATGGATTCCTTTTTGAAATGAAAGAAGGGTATTGCGATTATTTCTCCACGGCGATGGCGGTTCTGTCCCGCTCGGTCGGTTTACCCGCTCGTTGGGTAAAGGGCTACGCGTCGGGGACCACCCCGATCGAGAGCTATGACATCAGAGGTACGGTTCCCCCTGAGGCGTTAGCGGATGTTGACGGGGAACGCGAATATACGGTGCGGAACTCGGACGCGCATTCTTGGGTGGAGATTTACCTGGAAGGCTATGGATGGATTCCGTTCGAGCCGACAGCCGGCTTCTCCATGCCGCTTCCGATGCCGGAGGAAACGGCCGTAACGCCGGAAGTTGAGGAAACACCGGAGGCTGTAACGCCGGTTGTTGAAGAAACTTCCGCTTGGCCGAAAGCCGCATGGATCAGTGTGGCGGCGCTGCTGCTCTTGCTGGCGCTGGCCGGCGCGGCCGCCTATTTCTACCGCGATGCCATTGCGGAGAAGCTTGGCGCTAAGCGCGGACCTGCGCAGGATCGGGCCAACCAGCGCGTGGTGGCCGAGTTCGAGCGCTACCTCCGCTTCGCGAGGAGGAAGGGCTACCCGCGCGGGGAACATGAAACCGCGCGTGAGACGGTTGCGCGCTGGAGCCGCGAGTACAGCTGGCTCGAGAAGGACTTGCTCGCGCTGTTGCCTTTATTCGAGAAGGCAAAGTATAGTCCCGCGGTGCTTTCCGACGAAGAACTGCATGCAGCCTTGGGCTCCATCCAGTCTTTACGGACCGCGATGAAATAA
- a CDS encoding YqeG family HAD IIIA-type phosphatase — MFERLLPHLSVKSIYDIDLDSLIKQGIKGIITDLDNTLVGARDPLATPELVEWLAGLKRLGFKVTIVSNNSHGRVHAFSSPLDIPFIHAARKPSTRAFRKALQLMELEPGQTVVIGDQMLTDVLGGKRIGMYTILVAPISLPDEGFFTKVFNRNIERLALSNLSKKGKNPREGH; from the coding sequence TTGTTTGAACGGCTTTTACCGCATTTGAGCGTGAAATCCATTTATGATATCGATTTGGACTCCCTGATCAAGCAAGGGATTAAAGGCATTATTACCGACTTGGACAACACGCTGGTAGGCGCCCGGGATCCGTTAGCCACTCCCGAATTGGTGGAATGGCTCGCAGGTCTGAAGCGGTTAGGCTTCAAAGTGACGATTGTATCCAATAACTCGCACGGTCGCGTGCATGCGTTCTCAAGTCCGTTGGACATTCCGTTTATCCATGCCGCCCGCAAGCCATCCACGCGTGCTTTCCGTAAAGCGCTGCAATTGATGGAGCTGGAACCTGGGCAAACTGTCGTTATCGGCGATCAGATGCTAACAGATGTGCTGGGAGGCAAAAGAATTGGCATGTACACCATTCTCGTGGCACCCATTTCGCTGCCGGATGAAGGCTTTTTCACCAAAGTATTTAATCGAAATATTGAACGTCTCGCACTATCCAATCTAAGCAAAAAAGGTAAAAACCCCAGGGAGGGCCATTAA
- the yqeH gene encoding ribosome biogenesis GTPase YqeH: protein MATREGQNTATSCSGCGVKLQTTDASKLGYIPEQALDREPVICQRCFRIKNYNEAANITLDQGEFLKILGHVAEKQALVVNIVDIFDFEGSIVGGLQRFIGNNPVVLAVNKIDLLPRGMNMNRIVNWVRKQAKEQGLKVVDIVLCSAKRNMGFDKVIEVLDTHRQGRDVYVVGATNVGKSTLINRLIQGYSDLDAELTTSRYPGTTLDLVEIPLDDGKHIIDTPGIVYTSRMTELVSRKDLGTIMPDKPIKPIVFQLNEEQSLFFGALARFDFLKGERQSFTCYVSNALQIHRTKLEKADELYANHAGVMLQPPSKDELEDLPKWTKHQIRVPKGSESDIFISGIGWIRVNSDLGALLEVHAPKGIKVLLRDALI, encoded by the coding sequence ATGGCAACTAGAGAAGGACAAAATACCGCCACATCCTGTTCGGGATGCGGTGTTAAATTACAAACAACGGATGCTTCCAAGCTTGGTTACATACCGGAGCAGGCGCTGGATCGTGAGCCGGTCATCTGCCAACGCTGTTTTAGAATCAAAAATTACAATGAAGCGGCAAACATCACCTTGGATCAAGGGGAGTTTCTGAAGATCCTCGGCCATGTCGCGGAGAAACAGGCGCTGGTCGTTAATATTGTGGATATTTTTGATTTTGAAGGCAGCATAGTCGGGGGGTTACAGCGCTTTATCGGAAACAATCCCGTCGTTCTGGCTGTGAACAAAATTGATTTGCTGCCCCGCGGTATGAACATGAACCGAATTGTGAACTGGGTGCGCAAGCAGGCCAAGGAGCAAGGGCTGAAAGTTGTCGATATCGTCCTTTGCAGCGCCAAACGAAATATGGGCTTTGACAAGGTAATTGAAGTGCTCGACACACACCGTCAGGGCAGGGATGTGTATGTAGTGGGCGCTACGAATGTCGGGAAATCCACGCTGATTAACCGTTTGATTCAAGGTTACAGTGACTTAGACGCGGAGCTGACCACATCGCGGTATCCGGGCACCACATTGGATCTGGTGGAAATTCCGCTGGATGACGGCAAACATATCATTGATACGCCTGGGATCGTGTATACCTCCCGTATGACGGAATTGGTCTCGCGTAAGGATTTGGGCACCATTATGCCGGACAAGCCCATCAAACCGATTGTGTTTCAGTTAAATGAAGAACAGTCCTTGTTCTTCGGAGCTTTGGCGCGCTTCGATTTCTTGAAAGGCGAGCGTCAGTCGTTTACTTGTTATGTATCCAATGCGTTGCAAATTCATCGTACAAAGCTTGAGAAAGCGGATGAACTTTACGCCAATCATGCGGGAGTCATGTTGCAGCCGCCGTCCAAGGATGAGCTGGAAGACCTGCCGAAATGGACGAAGCACCAAATTCGCGTGCCTAAGGGCAGTGAGTCGGACATTTTCATTTCGGGCATCGGCTGGATTCGGGTGAACAGTGATTTGGGAGCATTACTTGAAGTGCATGCGCCGAAAGGGATTAAAGTGCTTTTGAGGGACGCATTGATTTAG
- the aroE gene encoding shikimate dehydrogenase, with the protein MDSNTVLYGVFGDPVRHSRSPLMLNCAFRETGVNGAYAAFHVKPDELEAAVLGIRALGFRGVNVTIPHKVNVMAYLDEIDEGARFIGAVNTIVNESGRLIGYNTDGIGYVRSLKEETGIRLEGSNIVIIGAGGAAKGVAYALAKENPRHMYIVNRTADKAAQLAQNLYPLVSSEGMGLDQLENIKGKIDLVVNTTSVGMHPNLDEVPIALDWLQEGMTVSDLIYNPLETRWLREAKAAGCRTHGGLGMFIYQGACAFEYWTGKKAPVEAMRDIVLTSLSRS; encoded by the coding sequence ATGGACAGCAATACAGTGTTATATGGCGTATTCGGCGATCCGGTGCGTCATTCCCGCTCGCCGCTCATGTTGAATTGCGCCTTTCGGGAAACGGGCGTTAACGGAGCATACGCTGCGTTTCATGTAAAGCCGGATGAACTTGAAGCCGCGGTATTAGGAATTCGGGCTCTCGGTTTTCGTGGGGTTAATGTGACCATCCCGCATAAGGTGAATGTCATGGCTTATCTGGACGAAATTGATGAAGGCGCCCGTTTTATCGGGGCCGTCAATACCATAGTGAACGAAAGCGGACGTTTGATTGGATATAATACCGATGGAATCGGCTATGTTCGTTCCTTGAAAGAGGAAACGGGAATCCGTCTTGAGGGTTCCAACATTGTAATTATCGGTGCCGGCGGCGCGGCAAAAGGCGTTGCATACGCGTTGGCCAAGGAAAATCCCCGGCATATGTATATCGTAAACCGTACAGCCGATAAAGCCGCTCAACTGGCCCAGAACTTGTATCCCCTTGTTTCCTCCGAAGGAATGGGATTAGATCAATTAGAAAACATTAAAGGAAAGATCGATCTTGTCGTAAACACGACTTCCGTAGGTATGCATCCGAATCTGGACGAAGTTCCGATCGCTTTGGATTGGCTGCAAGAAGGAATGACGGTCAGCGACCTGATTTACAATCCTTTGGAAACGCGATGGTTAAGGGAAGCGAAGGCCGCAGGTTGTCGAACGCATGGCGGACTGGGCATGTTTATTTATCAGGGGGCCTGCGCTTTTGAATACTGGACGGGCAAGAAGGCGCCGGTGGAAGCGATGCGAGACATTGTATTAACTTCCCTTAGCCGTTCATGA
- the yhbY gene encoding ribosome assembly RNA-binding protein YhbY has product MLTGKQKRFLRAEAHHLTPTFQVGKEGVNDQLIKHIVEAIEKRELMKINILQTCADDRDEIAQQLAEGSDSELVQVIGRTIVLYKESKDHKKLELPRASRL; this is encoded by the coding sequence ATGTTAACAGGTAAACAGAAACGTTTTTTGAGAGCGGAAGCGCATCACTTAACACCTACTTTTCAAGTAGGTAAAGAAGGGGTCAACGACCAGCTCATTAAACATATTGTGGAAGCGATTGAAAAGCGCGAGCTTATGAAAATCAACATTTTGCAAACATGCGCGGATGACCGGGATGAGATCGCACAGCAATTGGCTGAAGGATCGGATTCTGAATTGGTTCAAGTTATCGGACGCACCATCGTTCTATATAAGGAATCCAAGGATCACAAAAAGCTGGAATTGCCAAGAGCGAGCAGATTATAA